In the genome of Chryseobacterium phocaeense, the window AATCTTGATCCGCAGCTCAAAAAGAACGGGCACATCGGGATTGCGATGAATACTCAGGAAAAGCAGTTTATTATAGCCTTCCTGAAAACCCTGTCTGACAAGAACTTTATTTCCAATCCAAAATTTGCAGAATGAAAATCACCATGAACAAAATAACACTTATATTCAGTCTGGTCTTATCCTTAATGTTCCAGGCTAAACCCATCAATGACAGTATTGATTTTACGAATCACATCAACAGGGTTGTTTGGGATGACTGTGATGCCTGCGGATGCGCTGCCGGAAACGGCTCCTCAGGTTTTGAATCACTGTTGAACCCACAGTTTATCGGCATCAAATATTTTGCCCAGCACTACAGAGCAAAGGAAAATATGTTTGTAAAAGACCTTACCCAGGACCAGTACTTCAATACCCTGCAGGTTTGGGGGAAAATTCCGGTGACCAAAAACCTGAGTGTATATGCCAGTCTGCCGTTCCATTTTCATGAAAAGAAAACTATGCAGGGGGATATCAGTATCAGTGGTATCGGAGATCTGAATGTAATGGGTATTTACCGGCTGATGAATTCTAAAGATAATTTTCACCAGTTAAATGGTGGTCTGGGTGTTAAAGTTCCTCTTGGAAAGTTTGATGAAAAGGGAATTTCCGGGGTCAATCCAAGTTTTCAGCTTGGGACGGGAAGTTGGGATTATCAGGCAGCTCTAAACTATAAATTTCAAAAGAATAAGCTGGCTTTGCTGGTCAATACGGATTATACGGTTAAAACAGTCAATAAAAAGCATTACCGTTTCGGAAACCAATGGAATTATGCAGCCATGGGGTTTTATCAGATTGCCGGAAATGAAAAAACAATTTTTTCTGCCAAGGCCGGGCTTCAAGGCGAAGTTTACGATAAGAATAAACAATTTGATGAAGCTTTACCCAACACGGCAGGAAGCGCTTTATACGGAAAACTCGGTTTTGAAACTTCCTATAAGAAATTCAGTCTCGGCGGGGAGGTGATGCTGCCTGCTTATTCCAATCTGGCGGGAGGAGACATTGAAGCCAGATCAAGATTCAGTGTTTTTATCAATTTTGGAATTTGATTAATGGTGGCTTCGGTTCCTGAAGCCACCAGATAGTAACCTCAGCGACCAAGTATGGGTTATTTAATGTCATTATTAGTAGAAATATTATACTCTTAATTATAATTTCTAAAAACCGGTGGCTGAGGTTTCCGATGCCACCGGTTTTAATACATCACTCAACAAATCTGCTCTTTTCATAGTGTTGAGAATTAATTTATTATGTCGTGTATTGCATCTGTCAATAATTTTCTATCTTTGCCGAAATCTGGTGCGCTGTAAAAAGCACTTAAAAGGGAATCCGGTGAAAATCCGGAACAGACCCGCTGCTGTAAGCTCCACATCAAAGTTTTTGAAGAGTATATCCACTGTTTTTTAATGGGAAGGATTTCAAAAACGGAGTAAGTCAGAAGACCTGCCGGAGGATGAACGTTTGATGCTTTCGTGGAATAAAGCTTAGGACAACAATAACTTTGTGCAGTATCAGCTGTGCTTTGTCTTTGCTACCTTATATCTATATCCATTAGCGGCATCATTATTCCAAATGAGCTAATGGTCGGAAAATTTACAGTTTCACGGTTTCAGAAAGGAGTTATCATTTTGTTTGTGATAGCCTCCCAGATGATATATTCACAATCCGGAGATACCATCAGGGAGAAAACTATTCTTCCTATTCAGATTTACAAAAAAGATTTTAAAGAAATTCTTCCGGCCCAGATTCTTTCGGGGGAGCAGCTGGAAAGGCTGAACAGCCAGTCGGTAGCAGATGCATTACGCTATTTTTCGGGAGTTCAGATCAAAGATTACGGCGGCATGGGGGGACTGAAAACGGTGAATATCCGGAGTATGGGAAGCCAGCATGTAGGCGTATTCTATGATGGTATTCAACTTGGGAATGCCCAAAACGGAGTGGTGGATCTCGGGAAATTTTCGCTGGATGATATTGAGGCGATCTCGCTGTATAACGGCCAGAAAAGCGAAATTTTTCAGCCGGCGAGAGATTTCGGGTCTTCCGGCTCCATTTATCTTCAGCCTAAGACTCCCTATTTTAAAGGAAATCAGAAAACAAACGTAACGGTCAGGCTGAAATTGGGTTCTATCAGTTTATTTAATCCTTCGTTCCGGGTGGAACAGAAGATTTCAGAGAAGGTTTCCGCCAGTTTCAGTTCAGAATTTTTACAAAGTGACGGATTGTATAAATATAAATACGAAAAGAAAAATTCTGACGGATCAATTGCCAACGATACGATTGCCAGAAGATATGATTCCTACATACGGGCTAAGCGTTTTGAAACGGCTTTTAACGGAACGCTCAATGAAGGAAGCTGGAATGTAAGAGGGTATGGCTATATTTCCGACAGGGGAATTCCTACCGCAGTGGTCAACAATGATTTTGGACCGAAAGGACAGCAGATGCTGGATGAAAACTATTTTGTACAGGCCGGTTTTAGGAAAAAGCTGTTTCCAAAATTTGAAACGCAGATCAAAGCTAAGTTTGCCTATGATTATTCCCGGTTTTTAGACACGGTGAATGTTGCGACTACTGTTCTTCCCATCGATAATACCTACATTCAGAGAGAACTGTATTTTTCATCATCCAATATGTATTCAATTAATCAGAATTGGGATGTAAGTGCAAGTTTTGACTTTCAGTACAATAACCTGAATGCCAGTCTGAGGGATTTTTCTTTTCCTACCCGGTATACTTCACTGCTGGCTTTTGCCACTACTTATCAGTGGAACAGATTTAAATTTCTGGGAAGTGTTCTCGGAACTTTTGTCCATGAAAATGTAGAAAAAAATGCCAAATCTCCCGATAAAACAGAGTGGACCCCTTCTGCATTTCTAAGCTACCAGCCATTTGCATCAAAAGAATTTACGGTGAGAGCGTTTTACAAAAGAATTTTCAGGATGCCTACTTTCAATGATCTGTATTACACGATGATCGGTAATACCCTACTGAAACCTGAGTATACGAATCAGTATGACGTAGGCTTTACCTACCAGAAACTCTATGATCATCAATTTTTTAAAGGGATTTATCTAAAGGCAGACGGATATTATAATGAAGTGGAAGATAAAATAGTAGCTGTTCCCACTACCAACTTATTCCGATGGATGATGACGAATCTTGGGAATGTGAGAATTCTTGGGGCTGATGTCAATGTTCAGGCTGAATTTGATATCAATAAAATTAAACTGAAGCCTCTGGTAAGCTATACCTATCAGCGTGCCGGTGATTATACCGACAGAAAAGAAGATTATTATGAAGACCAGATTCCGTATGTGCCGTGGCATGCCGTAACCTTTACCATGATGGCGGATTACAGGGACTGGAGCTTCAATTACAGCTTTATGTACACAGGAGAGCGCTATGATGCACAGCTGAACAACATCAGAGCCAATTATCTCCAGCCGTGGTACACCCACGATGTGTCTGTTCAGAAGAAATTTAACTGGCATTCTCATCAGATCAAGGCCAGTTTCGAGGTCAATAACCTCCTGGATCAATATTATGACGTGGTAAGGAATTATCCGATGCCCGGAAGAAATTTTAAACTCATTGTAAGCTTTACATTATGAAAAAATTAAATTTTTGCCTGCTTGCTTTTACCATTTTTTTCCTGTTCTCATGCCGGACCGATGATTATGTGGTGCCTTCTGAAAAAGATGAGGTAAGTACAGGAGAAGATACACCTATCAAAGGATTCTATCTTTTGAATGAAGGAAACATGGGCAGCAACAAATGTACGCTCGATTATTTCGATTATGCTACCGGAACTTATCACAGGAATATCTATGCGGAAATCAACCCGAATGTGGTAAAGGAGCTGGGTGACGTGGGAAATGATATCATGATCTACGGAAGTAAAATTTACGTGATTGTTAATGTTTCCAACAAAATTGAAGTATTGGATGCGAAAACGGCAAAGCGCATTAAAACGATACAACTTCAGAACTGCCGGTATATGTCCTTCAAAGGAAATAAAGTCTATGCAAGCAGCTATGCTGGCCCTGTAGAGCTTAATCCGAATTCTCCACCTGGGAAGGTCGTTGAAATTGATACCACTTCACTGGCTATTGAAAGGCAGGTAGTGGTAGGCTATCAGCCGGAGGAAATGGAAATCATCGGTGACCAGCTTTTTGTAGCCAATTCCGGCGGGTATATGTTCCCGAACTATGACAAAACGGTTTCTGTTGTTGATCTTAACACTTTTACCCAGACAAAGAAAATTGATGTAGCCATCAATCTTCACCGATTGCAAAAGGATAAGTATGGAGACCTTTATGTAAGTTCCAGAGGAGATTATTATAATATTCCGTCAAGTCTTTATCTGCTGGATGCTGCGACAGGCCTTGTTAAAAAAGATTTTCATGTGGCGGTAAGCGGAATGACGATCGTAAACGACAAGCTATATTACTATGGCAATGAATTTAATTATAATACCCATGCTTACGTCAAGACTTTCGGGATTATCGATGTCAAGACAGAGCAGGTGATTGCGACTAAAATCATCGACCAGCAATATGCTGATGAAATTAAGGCACCCTATGGAATTGCCGTGAATCCCTACACAGAAGA includes:
- a CDS encoding transporter codes for the protein MNKITLIFSLVLSLMFQAKPINDSIDFTNHINRVVWDDCDACGCAAGNGSSGFESLLNPQFIGIKYFAQHYRAKENMFVKDLTQDQYFNTLQVWGKIPVTKNLSVYASLPFHFHEKKTMQGDISISGIGDLNVMGIYRLMNSKDNFHQLNGGLGVKVPLGKFDEKGISGVNPSFQLGTGSWDYQAALNYKFQKNKLALLVNTDYTVKTVNKKHYRFGNQWNYAAMGFYQIAGNEKTIFSAKAGLQGEVYDKNKQFDEALPNTAGSALYGKLGFETSYKKFSLGGEVMLPAYSNLAGGDIEARSRFSVFINFGI
- a CDS encoding TonB-dependent receptor plug domain-containing protein; the protein is MIYSQSGDTIREKTILPIQIYKKDFKEILPAQILSGEQLERLNSQSVADALRYFSGVQIKDYGGMGGLKTVNIRSMGSQHVGVFYDGIQLGNAQNGVVDLGKFSLDDIEAISLYNGQKSEIFQPARDFGSSGSIYLQPKTPYFKGNQKTNVTVRLKLGSISLFNPSFRVEQKISEKVSASFSSEFLQSDGLYKYKYEKKNSDGSIANDTIARRYDSYIRAKRFETAFNGTLNEGSWNVRGYGYISDRGIPTAVVNNDFGPKGQQMLDENYFVQAGFRKKLFPKFETQIKAKFAYDYSRFLDTVNVATTVLPIDNTYIQRELYFSSSNMYSINQNWDVSASFDFQYNNLNASLRDFSFPTRYTSLLAFATTYQWNRFKFLGSVLGTFVHENVEKNAKSPDKTEWTPSAFLSYQPFASKEFTVRAFYKRIFRMPTFNDLYYTMIGNTLLKPEYTNQYDVGFTYQKLYDHQFFKGIYLKADGYYNEVEDKIVAVPTTNLFRWMMTNLGNVRILGADVNVQAEFDINKIKLKPLVSYTYQRAGDYTDRKEDYYEDQIPYVPWHAVTFTMMADYRDWSFNYSFMYTGERYDAQLNNIRANYLQPWYTHDVSVQKKFNWHSHQIKASFEVNNLLDQYYDVVRNYPMPGRNFKLIVSFTL
- a CDS encoding YncE family protein; its protein translation is MKKLNFCLLAFTIFFLFSCRTDDYVVPSEKDEVSTGEDTPIKGFYLLNEGNMGSNKCTLDYFDYATGTYHRNIYAEINPNVVKELGDVGNDIMIYGSKIYVIVNVSNKIEVLDAKTAKRIKTIQLQNCRYMSFKGNKVYASSYAGPVELNPNSPPGKVVEIDTTSLAIERQVVVGYQPEEMEIIGDQLFVANSGGYMFPNYDKTVSVVDLNTFTQTKKIDVAINLHRLQKDKYGDLYVSSRGDYYNIPSSLYLLDAATGLVKKDFHVAVSGMTIVNDKLYYYGNEFNYNTHAYVKTFGIIDVKTEQVIATKIIDQQYADEIKAPYGIAVNPYTEDIYLTDARNYVTTGYVYCFDKSGKFKWKTEGGNIPAHFTFLYK